ATCCCCGGCCAGGGCCAAGAAGACGGGGACGAGCCCCACCGGGTCCACGACCACGAGGAGGGTGAGGAAGGACTTGAGGAAAAGCTCCACCGGCTTACTTGAGGCGCTTCCCCGCCACCAGAAGCTCCCCGAACTCCTCCTCGAGGGCCCTCGCCCCCTCCTCGGTGCGGGCCACCACCAGGATGGTGTCCTCCCCGGCCAGGGTGCCCACGATCTCGTCCCGCCTCAGGCGGTCCATGAGGAGGGCGATGCCGGAGGCGTGCCCCTCGGCGGTCTTCACCACCAGGACGTTCCCCCCCCGGTCCACGTCCTTGACGAAGAGGTCAAACTGCCTTTTCAGCTCCTCCTGGATGTCCTCGGGAAGCTCCATGGAGGGCAGGGCGTACTTGTGCCGCCCCTTGCCTAGGGCGATGCGGGCCAGGCGCAGCTCGGCGATGTCCCGGCTCACCGTGGCCTGGGTCACGTCAAAGCCCAGCTGGCGGAGCCTCTCCACCAGCTCCTTCTGCGTGCCGATCTCTTCCCGGCTCACGATCTCCTGGATGGCGCGGTGCCGCTCCTCCTTGCTGCGCATATCCACCTCAGGGTTTCCAGAACTCCCTGACCAGGTCCAGTATACGGTGGGCCACCCTTTGCTTTTCCATCCGGGGAAGCTCCAGCACCCGCCCGTCCCCCGTGAGGAGGACCACCTCGTTCTCCGAGGAGCCAAAGCCCACCCCTTCCCGGTTCACCCAGTTCAGGGCGATGAGGTCCAGGTTCTTGCGGCGGAGCTTCTCCCGGGCCCGCTCCAGGCCGGAAGCGGTCTCCATGGCGAAGCCCACGAGAACCCTCCCCTCCTTCCTCTCCCCAAGCTCCTTGAGGATGTCGGGGTTGGGGACGAGGCGGATCGTCCTTTCCACCTCCGCCTTGGGCTCCTTGTCCCTCAGGACCTCGGCCGGGCGGTAGTCGGCCACCGCCGCCGCCATGACCACGGCCTCCGCCCAGGGGTAGCGGCCCAGGATGGCCTCCCGCATCTCCAGGGCGCTTTCCACCCGCACCACCTCCACCCCCCAGGGGTCTTGGAGAGAGGTGGGGCCCGTGACCAGGACCACCTCCGCCCCCCGGTTCCGGGCAGCCTCGGCCACAGCGTAGCCCATCCTCCCCGAGGAGGGGTTGGAGAGGAAGCGGACCGGGTCCAGGTACTCCCGGGTGGGCCCGGCGGAGACCAAAAGCCTCAGCCCCAGGAGGTCCTTGGGGGTGAGGAGGGCCTCGAGGCGCTCCACGAGCTCCTCGGGCTCCAACATCCGCCCCCACCCCTCCCCCTCCCCCACCGCGGCCAGGGGGCCGTAGCCGGGGCCGAAGAGGGCGTGGCCCAGGGCCTCAAGCCGCTCCGCATGCCCCTGGGTCTGGGGGGAAAGCCACATGGCCTCGTTCATGGCCGGGGCCCAGGCCACCCGCTTGGCCCCCGCCAGGA
The genomic region above belongs to Thermus sediminis and contains:
- the coaBC gene encoding bifunctional phosphopantothenoylcysteine decarboxylase/phosphopantothenate--cysteine ligase CoaBC codes for the protein MARVLVAVTGGVAAVKAPHLLRLLRAKGHEVRVLATPRALEFITPLSLAVAAGGEVATEETWFRPDGRALHIDLARWAEVVLVAPATAEAMAKAALGLADDLLSATLLAGAKRVAWAPAMNEAMWLSPQTQGHAERLEALGHALFGPGYGPLAAVGEGEGWGRMLEPEELVERLEALLTPKDLLGLRLLVSAGPTREYLDPVRFLSNPSSGRMGYAVAEAARNRGAEVVLVTGPTSLQDPWGVEVVRVESALEMREAILGRYPWAEAVVMAAAVADYRPAEVLRDKEPKAEVERTIRLVPNPDILKELGERKEGRVLVGFAMETASGLERAREKLRRKNLDLIALNWVNREGVGFGSSENEVVLLTGDGRVLELPRMEKQRVAHRILDLVREFWKP
- the argR gene encoding arginine repressor, whose translation is MRSKEERHRAIQEIVSREEIGTQKELVERLRQLGFDVTQATVSRDIAELRLARIALGKGRHKYALPSMELPEDIQEELKRQFDLFVKDVDRGGNVLVVKTAEGHASGIALLMDRLRRDEIVGTLAGEDTILVVARTEEGARALEEEFGELLVAGKRLK